ATCGGCATGGCAACTCCAGTGACTCTGCAATTTTCTCCAATGCTAGACATCTTATGTTTCCAAGCTCATGGCGGCAAATTGGGCACACATGGACTTTTGACTTGCACTTCAGGCATAAAGTATGACCATTTGGACACTTCACACACGGAAGATGAAAAAATTTGAGTTGAGAGTGAAATTAATAAAAGGTCAAAAAGAATATGACAACTTAACTAAAGTGAAAGAAATATAAGATTATTGGATAGGGCtctttttactttaattaaCAAATGCCCTGTATCTCCAAACGTGGACATCCTACATTCCAGTTTTGGTTATCTGAAAATATTACCCAATTTACTACAATGAAGGTTCttgcttttcttttcctttttgataaGGTAAATGAAGGAGAACCTTGGAGTAATGATAAGGTTGTCTCCATGTGACCTATACGTCATGGGTTCGAGCAGTGGAAGATTCCACTGATGCTTGTGTTGTGGTAGGCTACCTACATCACAACCCTTTGGGGCGAGGCCTTACCCGAACCTTGTGTGAACGTGCCAATGCGGTATGCTTTATGCACTTGGATgcccttttattttataaggtAAAATAATTCTCTTAATGATGGGAAAATCTCTAGTATACAAGGAATAAACTAAAAAGTATAGAATAAGTTACAAAAATGTAATTTTCTATAAATGACACCGATCATATATATGAGCTGAAACCTAATGGGTGCACCAAAATAAACTAGGAATTAAAGGCCATTTCTCAAATATATGtcatcttttaaaatttttctaaTGAACTTGATGTAAGAAACATTTTAGCTCACACTTCTACATTTCTCAAGGCCAACTATTCAACTTTCCTATCCcgaataaacaaaataattattgcttTTGGCATCTTTTATACAATATAAAATGAAGCGCTATATCAGCTCTTATCACATAATTTCTTTGAGACATATGGAATATGTCTAAAGTGTGCAGATATGTAGAGTTTTTAGTCTATAGCTTAGTATGTTTATGCTGATGCAAATTAGGATCCCCCTTTCCTTTTACTgataaaaaaatagaacatgCATTGAAAAAGCAGAAAACTTTCACCTATCTGTCACAAATCCTATTAGAAGAAAAGCTCAAACTCTAAGGATGAGAATTTCAGAAATTGAATTTTATGTCTCAATGACTTCAAAACTATTCAAAAACAGCCAATTCTCATTGAGGAAAATATAGCACATCACATGTTCAGTTTGTCAAACTCCAGGAGGTAGAGACATTTTTAGAAGAATTGCACCAGCACATAAATGCTATGCCAACTATTTTTTCCGATAACTTTGGTGTCCGGGCCAACTTGCACTCACCTCGACTAATTGCAAGGGACACCTGTCACCTCCCATCAGAAACAAGTACCAGGTAtctctgtccaccaaggctagaaTAGATGAGAAGAAGTCACCTGATGTTTTTGTCTCTATTGGAaattgaacctgagacctcatggtGCACAACctacttcattgaccactaggccacaccatTGGTTGATGCTATGCCAAAAAATTTATATGCACTTTTTGGACATTAGTGAGAGAAAATGAATGCTACTCTACTCTACATCAAGGATTAAGCTAGTATTGTAGATTGTATATGTTAGGGTCATTAGCATCATTGCACGAACCTCTTTTAGCTTACACCTCTGCAATATCAGTATTATAAgtaggtaaaaaataaaatttgtctaGGCTTACAAATTTCTATTTGGTCACGAGTTTCTAAAATCCATCACATTTGAATCTGGATTCTTGTCCAATTTCAACctcaaacaacaacatacccaacaTAATCCCATAAGCGGGGTTCAGAAAGGTGGGATGCAACATGATGACTTCCTAGGGGGTCGCCCATCCTAGCCCTGCTCTCGCCCAAACACGATTAACTTTGGAGTTTTTATGGGATTTGGTGCGTTAGTGTGCTAGTATGATCACATCCCAAATTCAACctcaattttataaatcaatGCCCCTCACACTGAATATTGTGTGAGTAAAATAACTTTCAAGAAATCTTGAATCACTTTAATTGCAAATGTATCATTTCCAAAATAAGCTTTATGTCATACCTGATGAATTGGAGGGTACATTAGATTCATACAAACAGGGCATTCAAGTAGCTCATGAACGGCTGTATTAGATCTAGTTCCATGATTCCCACCAATAATATTAACAGCTGTGGATTTTCTAAATGGGGAGCTTTTAGATTCAGCAGTTTTGGGTGCAATACCATAATCGGCATATGCATTATGCGAATCACCAATATCCTGGTAACTGCTGCCTCCGGAAGCCATGTATAATAGCCAACTATCTGTACAAAGCCGTGAACAAATGTATATGCCCCGTCAAATTTTAACCAGCTTCCTTGATGGTCCTAGTCCTGCCAGAGTAAGTATATAACGATTAGAAATACGGAATCTCTTTCCTTTTCAACATCACACTGAAACACGGTGGTACAAGAATTTTTTCGAAAAAAGGTTCATATACAAGAAGCAAATTCTCTTGAGCAACACATTGTTCACAAATTTTTGATGggacagaaaagaaaaaacatagaATTTAAACCAAATCTGGAAATGAACACTTACTAGTGAGCATACAACAATTTCCacaaacatgaaaaatgaaaaaaaaaatctaacctTTTTCTTTAATGAAATCAACCTTTGTAAACAGGCAAAACATTCCAAGATctaaccttttcttttcttcaccTTTTTGCAAAAATTCTCATATTTTCAAACAATTCCATGACAACAAAAACTTcccagaaaagaaaaatgaaattgctAGTTCctcaaaacatcaaaaatagAACACATATACTACACGACATTTTTCCTCTAGCATTCTAAAATGGAAAAACAACTTCCAGAAATTTAAACCagaaaaatcatcaacacaATTGACAAGCCACAAAATTTGACAAATCAataccaaaaaccaaaaaaagaaaaggagaaggagagcaaaactaaccataaaaaGCAAGACCCAGATGAGATTTTGCATATAAAGGCTTACATCAATCAACCCATTCTGAAAAGCACCATAAAAAATGAGGGAAAAAACCCAATGCAAAAAGGTCAAGAGGCTATATACAACGACGAAGAAAAGGAAGACCCAGATGAGATTTTGTAGCAAAAAGCTTTGATTAATCAAGAGTAGCCAATAATATGGATTGGATTCATCAACAATCAAGACAAAGCACATGAAAAGAAAATCAGGATAGAGAGTTAATtctattcaatatttatttaatagtactaattttgaaaagttatttttaagtatataaGTAATAGTAATAAGGTAAGTTAcgttcatttatttttttctgatattgaatttttatgagattttttttgttaattttatcacaatttatttatttaataaaattatttcaaccAAAGAAATCTTTACTAGTGATTTACGTGTTTGATCATTCTAATTAAGCAGGCAAACCAACAATTGTTATAGATATATACACACATTATCCAGCTATAATGGAACAAGAGTCAGAAGATGTGGGAGGGGGGGGTCATAATCAATCATATccataataaattcattataacTGATATAATAACTTTAGGCTTTTGGtttgtttcaattttcaaatgtaTATCAGGTGGTGCATGTTTGTGTGCCAGAAAGATGCTTTTAAATAGCCAAGTGTGACCCACCAACAAGTACCACTTCATCACTAATCAAACATTTCGAGTGCgaactttgaaaattaatcatCTTCAGAAAGGTGCATTTTactacaacctcttcatacGAATTCGAAATATCAAGCCTCCAAAGTAAATCCTAAAAATCAAGCGAGTACCTACTAAACCATACTCATGATGCATACTTTGGCTTGGAAGTACAAATGTTTCCTTATAGTGATCAAGCCAATTACAATACCATTTGATATTGACAAAGAGGCATGAATAGTAAGAGACAACATAAAGAGTTGTTTATGATACAAGGTTCAACTATAGGTGCATTTGCTATGCTACATTGTAAAGAATGTTTCCTATCTTTCGTTTTAATGCTTACATAGCATTGGGAAAAAAATTCGATCAGAAATTGCAGCATTATTACTAAAAAGCTGTAAAATGAAACTTGTACATTTGGTACAACATAGCCATTCGATGTTCCGGATCTGGACACAATGACATATCCTCTATCCTTACAGAGGTTGAATCTTGTGCATCTCCTTATCCTGACTGCTAATACCTGCACAACAATAGGCCAGTCTGTAACCACATAAAGGTCTCTTTGGGATAACAGTTTTAAGGAAACACATAAAACTCTGGCAAAGAAACAAAGGTTATCCCATCTGAACAGAGTTTAGTATTCTGCAGACAAATTATACTTTGCAGTTATCTTCTCCTCATTAACCTTCATTCTATCAATGATAGTTGTCGTGATGCTTTGCACAAACGGTTAAGAAGCTTAGCATGATACTTGAAGGTTCTAGCAAGAAACATAAAATGCAATTGGTCAATGGAGTATATAGTTGGCAATCCTGTCTCTCGAGGGTCACTTGTTGGGATAGTTAATTTAGTGAATCAAGCTTTGCAGGAAAGATAGTCGAGAGTGTAAATGAAAGCAAGCATGGCAAGAAGGACATTGGTTGTTAGAGCACATCTGATCTACTAGACTTCCATCTTGAAAAGACAAGGTCGGTTAATTTACCTAAATATGCTTTTTAGTTTGATACAACTATTGGACAATGCTATTTCTGTACAGATGTTGGTTCAGGAAAGCCACTGAAGGGACATGTTAAGATGACTGATAATTAGAATGTCACTACACTACAGCAACGATGATTACACAGACTAGATAGTTGGTTTTTGTCTATGAGAAAGATCCATTGTGGATTCACCAGGAAATAAGTTTGGAGGTTAAGAAACTAGCTGGGCTGTGTTTGATTGTCTTCTGACTCCACACTTCAAGAGGCAGCTTGAAATAGTACCAAAGAGGTAAGCACACATTAACTGATTGCTCTACATCTAAAGTTCtgagaaaatgatttaaaaatgtTCTGAGCAGTTGATGccttttttttcaaagtatATCTTCCTGCATTGAGTTGTTTACATAGGCAGAGCTGCAAAGTACACAGAAGTGAGAAACTTGATATGACATGTATCTGGAGTTTGATCACCATAAGCATGTCTTAAGAGTTCATGATCAAACTTGGacacaagattaaaaatattgatgaAAAGGTACCAAGGAGATACGAAATGCCACTTCACGTCCAACCCCACCCTTTTCTCATATAGTCCTTTTCAGGGAAGAGGTTGGGAAGCCAGGTGACTACTTTAGAACTCAACTTTATAtgattagttattttttaaacagAGAAGAACCACAGTGAAATCAATCATTTTCTAACTTCAAGTGTATTCCCGTAAATGCTTCATGGCCGGCTTTCAGTGAATTAATTACTATAATTTCTTTCACTAACATCACATGAACACCTCTCTCTTATTGAGGACCActtcaaaataacaaaacattTTTTCCAGGAATTTCCACTACACTAATTTAACAGGAAAGGAAGCAGAACTCAAACAAAGAGATCGTAcatataataatttcaaaattttgaatttttcttacCCAATTACTCAAGAAAGTTACAGAATTCCCAATCTTCTTTTGACAGGTCAAGGTACTGAACACAGCCATCTTCAAACATGATCTGTTAGGGGATGGGGAGGTTAAAACAGAAATCATCAGCCAAATCTAACCAAGTCCATTATACAACAAAGAAAAATCACAGCTTCCTTACAAAATGTTTTTTGGTGATGGCATCAAACCGTTTTACAATTCCAAAGGACCTGGGGAACATAGAGTATATAGGAGTCCTTAGCAATGGGATCTGAAAAAAGTAAAACTTGAACAAGCACAAAAAAAGAAACCCAAAGAATAATGGCCAGCTGAAGTAAGGGTTTCCTGTGAGAAAATTCATTAGAATCTTAGCTACTCCCTTGTTTTCAATTTGTTTctcttactctttttttttaagtctTTAGTTCTAAgtttccacatgacatgtttaaaaccacaagaaTAAAAGGCATTTTGGTACATATTACATACCTTTAGttcaagaccacaagattcaaaagtctttctttattttcttaaactccgtcaagtaaaaaccaaacaaagtgaTCTCATCCCATAACCATAAAGAAGGACCTCTCTTTCAGGATCAGTCCCGTCCCTCTTGAAAAGGACGCCAGGTgtaccactttttcttttggaCATGAGATTTTCCAGATGGAACAAAAAAGACTTTCGGAgtaagaaaaagaaactattttGCCTATTAAATTGAATTTGGACCTAACTCAACCCAAAAGCTAACCAAAAGAGGGAAGGATCGTCAAAAATCTTTATAGAAAACAACAATACACTCCCTCAACCAATTGGGACATTCTAACACTCCCTCTACGTCCAGGCAAGACATTTAGAACATGATATAGCATAACTTAGCGGCTCAACATTGGATAATTTCAGCAATAGGACGAATCTTACTTTAATACCatgttaaaaaatgaaatttggcctaactcaacctcaaaagttAATTCAAGAAGTGAGAATTGTCTAAAATAAGAAGACAACGACCCACTCCCATCATCAATGTGGACCACTCTGAACGCCCCTATAAATCAAATTTGCAGAAGCATCACATACCTTGTGTTAGAGGAGCGAATTATTCTTATAACTTGACCAATGCAACTACGAGGTCGCCTTATTTTTATGTCAGAATCATAACCTGTGCTTCCTGAATAGGGAGGATACAAGTTAAATAGAAGATAAACTAAAGTCACCAATGCAAAAGTCAAGTAAGTTGCAAACAAGAGTAGCCTACCTATTGGTGAAACTCCAGTTTGATAAACCTGGTGAAAAGATTAAATAATGTTATCATGTTCATTATTGTAAAAGCAAAATGTTCGAGATTCGAACACATAGTGATGGAAACATAAACCAATATGTTTTGTATTACATGTATTTAAGGGGTTTATtactttcatttaaaatttcCTATTTAGGGAACATAGCAGATGCAACTCCTTTGATCCTTATGACATACTGCAAATAATGGCAGAAAAGCAGAGAGActaataaaaaggaaagaacaAGTAGCTATATTATTTCCCTCAACTATGTTCTCAtttctttttatcaattttagaTACGAGATGACTAGTTAATTAGGAGCTTTTTTTTACACTGTAACTAAGAATAAGCACTAAAGTTGCCAAAATCATATCTCCTGACTGGTGAAGCTATAGATCGTGGTTCCTCAAGAATCCAGGTCTACCTTTATCATCTAAGTTTGTAAAACCGAGACACATATCTACAATCTTAACTCAGTAATGGAAAATCTGGCTCTAGTGAGGATACCGGCCACTGCCAAACAAAATTAGACTCTGCCGATCATCCAACTCAGAACACACTTTATGTGCTATCCCGCAGCCCTTGCCCTTCTACCAAAAAAAATCCACCCCCACCCCAACCCCACCAACAGACACGCACATTTACCCCTCATGATCCAAGCTATTCCTCTCCCTTGAACTGAGGGTCTACCAGAAATAGCCTCTCTATCTGCCAAGGTatggggtaaggtctgcgtacactctacctcccccagaccccacttgtgggactatactgggtgtgttgttgttgttgatgatccAAACCATTCCTCTTAGTATAAGTATTTATGACATTTCAATTTAGAATAAATCTTGTCATATGCATGGGAAGATTAATCTTCATGGTCTCATTATTAGGCATCAGAATAGGGTTCTTCTACGGGTCTGTCCAACTGGCTAGAAAAATCAAGGACACTACTTTTTCTTAGATTGTAATTTAGGAGAACTTCTCGTCTACCTTCAAACTAAACACAGGAATTGAAGAAAGATAAATGAGTGAATAAAAGTACAATAGCCACCTCCGTTATCAATTGAATCACAGGAAACCAGCAAAAATAAGTTCTCATACACGGAAATATGCATCTAGTCAAGAAATTTCCAAGCCAATAATTACTATTATTGGTAAAAATTCCAAAGCAAATTACTGAAGCTCATCAAGAATCACACAAATGCTTCCAAATCTCTCAAGACTCAAGTTATAGATATTGTAAGAGATACATACATGACGTGTAGATAGAAGTGCTTTCAATTTGGGAGAGGTGGCAGCCACCTGACATGCCACTATCTTTAATGCGGTATCTGAAGCAGGGAGTTttggtttgttaggtttaacgCCCAGCTTTCGCCTACATCTTACAGCACCACAGTGGCAATCTTGATCTGCACCAAACTGAACAAACCTGCTACACTTGTTAGACTCAAATAGGCAATGTACATTCCAAGAAGGTTTTCTTCTAAAGATATTTAAGCTCTCAGAAGAATAACACACTGTACACATTACAGGTGgaaaaaatttaagtaaaattaaAGAGCAGCCTCATACTGGTAATCATAAGTCAGATGCTCGCCCCTTTTAATGTCTCGTGTCGCAAATATGCCAATTCTTGTTTCACCATCAATCATCCTAAAAACGCCGGACATGGAAATAGAATGTAATATAGAGTTGAATCTCTGGGAATGAAGGTTGAGGATATAGAAGTATGATTAATTATTAAGCTATTTCTATACCATTTCTGCATCTCAGTATTTGGACAACAACTATGATTAATGTATCTGGATTTGTTGCCCTTGTAAGTGGCATCAATCACCATATCCCGATTGATTTCACACAAGTAGAAGTTTGTTTCCCCACTATGCTTCATTTTCCAAAGCCTCTCTTCACATGTTTTGTCATCAATAACTGCAGTGGTAAGCATAATTCCTTGCTAAATGAAGTTCAGAATgcacaaaatataaattattcctcaaaatataatcaaaaagtgaaataacTCACCTTCTCCAACATACTCTATAACAAAGTCTCCTCGTTTGATATCTTCATCTGCCACAATTCCAGAGCCACATTTTTCAGTCTGCATGTTACATGTCAACAAACTTGACCAACCATGTATATAATGACCAAAAGTTTGAGGAAGAATATGATTGCtgtacatttttcaaaagaatgCAAAGCAATAAAAGGTGAAAATGAAActtcttctaatttctttcaaaatacaTGAGAGACACAAAATGACACAATAAACAGATTAAACAATCACTCCCCTCTGGACGTCCTTTTTCTTAATGTAATAACTCTAAGACTGCTCTACAGATATTCTCTACAAATCAGCAGATATCAGGTTCATGCTATGCATTGTTTAACATTGATTTTTTCACTCCTGGTCAGGGTCTATAAAGTTCATGAGACCAAGTTAGAATGGTATTCACTGTTTAGGTCAAAGACAGATGTAGAATGAGTGTCACTATCTTGATGACAAGGAAAGTCGTAATTCTCTAGGTAACTAATTTTAGGCAGTATTTTCCTGGTAATCAAATTGGCAGTAGACAAACTTAAGCAGAAGTAAACCAAAATGAAGGAATAAGGGAATTGCAACCGTCACAAGGATAATTCAGCAACCCTTAAAGAAATAAACCACAAACAAGAACATTGGTAGAACTTCCTTcattttctcttgtttttaaTGAAGTAATTGATTTCTTTGATGGCATCCAGTAGATGCAGAAAATGAAGAGTACAAAGTGCTAGAAAATTGGTGAAACTTCTATTCATTCTACCTTTAAGAATAGCTAGAAAACACTTTGATGAAAATTGAAATGGGGAGCTCAAGAGCTTCTTTACTTGGTGAAACAACTGTCAAGAAAGGAATAGAAAGAGACTATTCACTAGGATGACAATTTATCCAAGTCCaaaatactttttcttttaacttgGTAACTTGGTATTATATCACAAAACAATACATGGGTTGTATTGAAACCTTAAATACAAGTGTACTCCAAATTTCACTGCTCTATGATTAAATTGAGTCTAGAACATCAATAATAGAGATAGTGTCATTTGAGTATaactgattacaccaaaaaactaaaaaagaagcAGTTAAGTTTAACTTTCTGCACATTGTTCAGTATGCTCTCAACACATCTTGAATTCCTCTCTTTCCAGATAGCCCACCATATAGCACTAGGGATAATTCTCCATCTACTTCTGTCTTTTGCAGGGACCCCTTCTTCCTCCCAGCTCATTAAGGCCCCAGTCACTTTCCTAGGCATGATCCAGAAAATGCCTTTAAGGCTGATAAATATTCTCCATAATTGTTGGGTGTACTTGCAAGTCCAAAATACTTTTGTTAAAGTTAATTGCAGTTTTGGTATTTGTCTTTAGACGGTTCGTTCAATCTCAAATCAAAACTACGTATTTTTTCCCAGATTCAAAAAGCTCTGAATGTGTGTTAAATAAAGACCTCCTCCTAATGGTATTGTTTCagggaagaaaaagaagtatGTGCTCAACTCACAAGTCTTTTTATTGCACTTTATCTTCTTCATTCATATGGTTTATGCATTTCTTGTCCTAGGTCTTTATGTTCTGTTCATAATGTTCTAAACTTTCTGAATACATGTGAAATTGACATTCTTATTCAAAACTTAAAACTAGAATCATGCATTAGATATGTGTGGTAATATACTTCAATATTAAtcaatactaaataattgtaaaCACATTATTTTCCGGTTATAAATCAAACAATTTTGATACTAAACAATATTGACATATACTAACACCAGTCATTTAGACATTAAAAGATACATCATTGtgaaaaaagatattcaaaGAAACATTTCACGATGAGTATGGATTTCCTCCCAAAGTGATAACCATTTTACCTTATTCCATTCTATTTGCCAGCGATAGAAATTCTCAGCCAGTGtcaaatttacaaatatatattgagTCTGACACACTACAATCAACATATAACCCACATCGAACAATTATCATATGTGTTGGTAATAATCACATAAGAAAGTATAATTCAATTGAGAAATACAAGGAAGTGAAAGTCTATGCTATGGCAAAATCACAGCTCAAGGTCAATGATCAACTTTCTAGTCCAAAAAAGGTTCTTCTTTTGAGAAGGAAAAATATCAAAGGTTCCAAAgaagtttaaaacaattttatttgGGCAATTTAAGTAAAATTTATTGAAGCGAGTACCAATGAGGTACTGCAAAATAGAACAATTCAGAATTACAAAAGTTACCACAAGGCATCACAAACTGTCATCTCAATGAGTAGTAGTTAAAAACAATCAAGCAGCTAAAATGCATCCATCAGGTGATATTTGTTCAACTATCTGAAGCTGCTCAAAGTTCTTAAAGTGTCTACCTTCACtaatttcatcttcttcacaGGACGTTGATGGAATGGCTTATTCAGACAATAACTCCCACATTTACAACCCGAGGAGCAGCTAGACAACATTATGCtgtaaaatttaagaaaagtcAAACAAATTACACACTTCTCTAAAGCTGTATCAAATTTCCCAAATAAAATGctgaaataaaatctttaagcTGCTTATCCTTCCAATCaagcaaatatatataacacGTCTAAAAGAACTGCCAAAGAGATCTAGTACAATATAAgattaaccaaaaaataaataaaaccatAACGATCTAAATGTAAGAAAATGAATGCCTAGATTAGTCACATgtaggggtgtgcatcggtcGATTCGGCTTATCAATTTTCAGTTTGTGAACACGCTAAACCGgtaaccaaaccaataagatatttattGTCGATTTTCAGTAAATCCGTGTTTGGTGTTTAGCggtttaattttctatttaaccGATAAGAAATTGTTCAtatgatcatatatatattttttttatgccaAAACACAACATATGATCATATATACATGATgttcataaaatagaaatagtaGCAAGAATAGAAGTAACACAAATTAAAACACTATCTAAAACTAAAAGAGTTTCAATGGGACGAAGGGGGATAAAAGGGCACAAATCTAAGAAACTCGAAAGAAGAATTTTGGTCTACGAGATGTGTCACATCTCCTACCAATATACAAGGTTAGTTGAATCGCCTAATACAAGAGGAACTCTTTGTGTATGAATGAAGATACTTCGAAAGTTACTTTAGATTATAAGTTTGAATCTCGATTACGACACtttcatttatcttttttataattttctagTTAGAGTTCCTACTCAATCTAGTTAAAGCATTAGAAGACTTGTAGCAGTATGGTTGTCAACTCATTCATGGCTTTTTGATCCCTTTTGACAATTAGTACTTTTGTATGGTTTGGAATTTTGAATTTCTAGTACAACATGCATCTCAATAGTCGTGCATGTGTGAACCTAGAGGGGAAAGAAAACTAAGGTATTTAATTGTTATTTACGAGTTCAAGTTTTATGCATTAGTAATACGTAATTTATAAAGTAATTACAAGTAAGTTTTTATGACAAATATtaagtaataacatgataatacaAAAAGGGACATGTTATAATAAGCTAAACTACACTGCAAAAATTTTTTGTATGTTAAGTGTATATAACTTCAATCCTTTTTTATACACGCATAAGTCTAGCTAGTTGCATGGAAAAGAACATTCCACATAATAAATACTAAAGTTTTTCTTCCTAATTGTAGACCCCAATGTCCATTAATTTGACTTATAataacaaatcaaattaatgaagAAGATCTATTAGTGGCTGAGATCAATAGACAAACATATAAATGTAGTAGTTGTGAAAGTTGAAATTTACAGTAATAGCATAGCAAGTATAATTTCATAAGTAGAATCTGAGAAATATTGTGTATGCAAATCTTATTCTTATCTTGAGAggtagaaatattatttttgatagaaacaaaattatttttattatatatacaaagtcaaaattaatttatgtatataaagtaaatattgaaacaaacctttctctttttgttatatttatttttacacattttaaattgattaataGTATTTAAAGGTCTTGAACCACTAAAGCATTAGAATATGTCAAATGCATGTGTTGAAATTAAGAGTACAAAAGGCTAGGGTGTTTATAGTTTTTATATATACTCttgattatgtttttatttggaTTAGATACAATGCACCAACCTATCCGGCTAGGAAATGAGACAACGCTCAACTATCTACTCACCTTCTACCCTAATTAACGACCTCCA
The DNA window shown above is from Solanum stenotomum isolate F172 chromosome 6, ASM1918654v1, whole genome shotgun sequence and carries:
- the LOC125866593 gene encoding histone-lysine N-methyltransferase ASHH3-like; its protein translation is MPAMKTAIHGGIGHVFSKLIKEIGDPVDFELPDWLNKWQSMPYTFIKRNLYLTKKVKRRLEDDGIFCSCSSTAETSVVCGKDCLCGIMLSSCSSGCKCGSYCLNKPFHQRPVKKMKLVKTEKCGSGIVADEDIKRGDFVIEYVGEVIDDKTCEERLWKMKHSGETNFYLCEINRDMVIDATYKGNKSRYINHSCCPNTEMQKWMIDGETRIGIFATRDIKRGEHLTYDYQFVQFGADQDCHCGAVRCRRKLGVKPNKPKLPASDTALKIVACQVAATSPKLKALLSTRHVYQTGVSPIGSTGYDSDIKIRRPRSCIGQVIRIIRSSNTRSFGIVKRFDAITKKHFIMFEDGCVQYLDLSKEDWEFCNFLE